The Stigmatella aurantiaca DW4/3-1 genome contains the following window.
AACGCTCCTCTCCACCGTGGCCGGGGTCTGCCTGCCGGCCATTCCCGCCCACGCCGCCCTCGGGCCTCTGACCAGCGCCACCCTCACGGGTGACACCCTCCAACTCACCGTGGGCGCCGACACGCTCCTGGTCCAGGTGCTGCGGCCAGACGTCGTCAAGGTGGACTACCGCCCCGGCGGCGTTGCCGATCCCGCCACCGCCGTCATCGACCCCGCCAAGACCTGGGGGCCGGGCCACATCGCCTCCGCCGACACGGCGTCCAATCCCATCGTGGTCACCACGGCGCAGCTCACCCTCAAAATCAGCCGGAACCCCACCCGCCTCTCCTTCTTCGATTCCACGGGGACGCAGGTGCTGAGCGAACAGGCGACCGAAGGCGTGCACGCGGACGGCGTGAAGTTCAACCACGCGCCTGGGCAGGCGTTCTATGGCATCACCGGCAACCCATTGCCCTGGGCCGAGCGAGATCCCAAACAGAACCTCGCCGAGGGCATGCAACGCAACGACGGGGGCCGGGTCAATGCCAACATGCAAGGCGATGGGGGGGCCCCGCTGGCCTTCACCGCCCGTTACGGGCTGCTGGTGGACTCCATCGATGGGGACTTCGCCATCACCGACACCACCCTGGAGTTCAGCGGCGTGTCGCCTCGCAACGTCGCGTACTACGTCCTGGTCGGCCCCCCCAAGCAGGTGATGGCGGGCGTCGCCGAGCTCTCCGGCAAACCCGCCATGTCTCCCAAGTGGGCCCTGGGGTTCAACAACAGCGAGTGGGGCACCACGCAGACGGAGGTCCTTTCGCACGTCCAGGGCTACCGGGACCGGAAGATCCCCCTGGATGCCTTCACCCTGGACTTCGACTTCAAGGCATGGGGCGAGGACGACTACGGCGAGTTCCGATGGAACTCGACCTCCGCCAGCGGCAACGTGCACCCGAACAAGTTCCCCAGCGGTTCGGCCGGGACGTTCGCCCGGGACATGGCGGCCAAGGGCGTCATGTTGATGGGCATCATGAAGCCCCGGGTGGTCGTCGGAAAGGCGGGCGGCGGCACCACGCTGCAAGGTCAGTGGGCGCGCTCCAACGGCTGCTTCTACCCGGGCCGCGCCGACTACAACGAGTACTTCTCCGGCCGCCCGGCCAACGACGTCGACTTCTCCAAGCAGACGTGCCGTGACTGGTTCTGGCAGCACTCCCGGCAGATGTTCGACACGGGCATCGCGGGCTGGTGGAACGACGAGGCCGACGAGGCGAACGGGACGCTGTTCGACAGCCTCCAGCACTTCAACATGCAGCGGGCGCTGTACGAGGGGCAGCGTGCGGTCTCGGACCGGCGGGTGTTCTCGCTCAACCGCAACTTCTACCTGGGCGCCCAGCGCTACGGCTACGGCATGTGGTCCGGCGACATCGACTCCGGGTTCGGCTCGATGGCGGAGCAGCGCACCCGGATGCTCACCAGCCTCAACCTCGGCGAGACCAAGTGGGGCATGGACATCGGCGGCTTCAACGGGGATCCGTCCCCGGAGAACTACGCCCGCTGGATGCAATTCGGCGCGTTCGTGCCGATCTACCGCGTCCACGGAACGCAGAACAAGCAGCGCCAGCCGTGGGGTTATGGGGCCACGGCGGAGAGCGCGGCCAAGCGCGCCATCGAACTGCGCAGCCGGTTGATGCCCTACCTGTATGCCCATGAGCGGAAGAACCACGAGACGGGCATCGGCCTGGTGCGGCCCCTGTTCTACGACTACCCGTCCGATCCGAACGCCGCCAACCTCACCAGCGAGTGGATGTTCGGCGAGTGGCTGCTCGTGGCCCCCGTCGTCGAGCAGGGAGCGGTCAGCAAGCAGGTGTATCTGCCCGCGGGCACCTGGACCGACTACGCCCGTGGAACCATCTACCGGGGCCCCCTGACGCTCAACTATCCGGTCAACGCGTCCACCTGGGAGGACATCCCGCTGTTCGTCAAGGCAGGTGCGATCCTCCCGACCCAGGACGTGTTGCAGTACGTGAGCGAGAAGCCGGTCAGACAGATCGACCTCGACGTGTTTCCCTCCACGAACCCGAGCGCGTTCACCCTCTACGACGACGACGGCTTGACCCGGGCCTACGAGAACGGGGGCTTCTTCAAGCAGCTGATCACCACCCACAGCACGAGCACTTCGGTCACCGTGGCGACCGAGCCCAAGGCCGGTGGCTTTACCCCGGCGCTCACCCACCTCATCGTGAAGGTCAACGCCACGATGGGACTGGCCGCGCGGATCGACGGGACCACCCCAGTCCGCTACGGCGACCTCGCGGCGCTCAAGGCCGCCACCGGTGAGGGATGGACCACGGGCTCCGACCAATACGGCCCCTACACCGCGGTGCGCATCGCGGCCGGGGTGGCTCGGACCGTCGTGGTCGACGGCACACCGAGCCTCTAATCCACGACGGGCTCGGCTGAAGCGCTCAAAGGGTGACTTCCCGGGTCACCTTGGAGCTCCAGGGGCACCAGAAGCAACCCGGAAGAAAAGCGCCGCAGGCCTCATCCAAGTGATCTTCGACGTAATCCATATTGGCATCACAGACTTCAATGGCCATCGCGAAGAAGGAGATGGTGTCTGGATCGAGATGATATGACCACTTGGGGTTGTAAGACGCCTGACGTTTTTTGATTCTGCCCATGACGTGGATCTTGGACTGCTCCTTTCCAGAGATGATGTCGAGCGCCTCTGCGATCCGCTCCTCGTTGGTCAATTCGAAGATGAACTCCTGTCCATCCCGCTCTGTGAAGGCAAAATATCTGGGACTGGCCACGGCCCCCCCTTGGATGTGCAAGCCTTTGACGGCACCGTACTGATACGAATCCTGCTTGTTTCAGGTCAAGGTGATCCGGCCGCGCTGCGACTTCGGGGCATGTCTTCATCACACGCAAGACACTCGGCCAAGGGCCGTGCTTACATGTTGGCGGTCAGAAACTCGTTCAGCTGAGTCTTTGACGGCACCCCCTCTTTCACAGCGGCCACTTCCCCCTGCTTGAACAGCATCAGCGTCGGGATACGCCGGACACCCTGCTTTCGAGCGAGGGCCCGGTTCTCATCGATGTTCAGCTTGGCAATGGTCAGTTTGCCCGCGTACTCATCGGCGATTTCGTCCAAGAGCGGAGCAATCCTCTCGCAGGGGCCGCACCACTCGGCCCAGAAATCGACCAGTACCGGACCCTGGTCCTTCAACACCACCTCATCGAAGTTGACCTCTGACACATGAATGGGTTTTGCGCTCATGCCCGTCCCCCCAAGAAGTGTATCCACCTCTTTGATTCAGCATCACCTTACGGTATCCCCACGGGGCCGGCGGCGCGGCAGGCCCAAGACGCCTGACAAAGTCTGATTTGAGTCACTTGTTGGACAAACCAGTGGTCACGAATGGCCGCGATCGGGGCAGCCGCGCTGAGCCTCAAGGGTTGACGGCCACACGGAGGGAGTCACATGGACGAGGCCAAGGTCCTCCGCAAGGGCTTTGCCCTGCGGGAGCTGGTGGAGCGCTTGCCGGTGGTCGAGGACATCGACCACTGGCGCCGTCTCACCCCGGGGGCGGCCATCACGGAGCACCCCTGGAAGACACTGGGAGACACGGCGTCCGGAAACCCTCCGGAGGCACCGCATGCGCTGGGCTCCCAGCTGCGCCACGAGGGGTACTTCCAGACGAAGCCCCTCGTGCCCGAGGCGCTGCTCCGCCAGATGCGGGCCTGCATCGAGTCGGTGCGGGCGGCTGGGTTTCCCCCTATGTTCGCCCTCGTCTACGACGCGTTCTACCAAGCCCTCGCTTATGCCCGGCCCACGCTGGAGGCCATGCTGGGCACGGGCTTCCAGCTCGTGCCCAACTTCTGGGTCTACTACGTCGAGACGAAGGACGACGGGAAGGGCTTCGAGCCCCATCGGGACGCGGAGTACCCCAACACCATCGGCGCGGATGGCATGCCCACGGTCCTGACGGTCTGGGTGGCCCTGACGGATGCCACGCCCCTCAACTCCTGCATCTACGTCGTCCCCATTCACCGGGATCCGCAATACCCCGAGGCGATCTCCCAGCTGCGCACGGGCGGCAACCGCATCGCCTTGGAGGATATCCGGGCGCTGCCCACCCAGGCGGGCACGGTGTCTTGCTGGAACCAATACATCTACCATTGGGGGAGCCGCAGCAGTCAGCGCGCCCAGACACCGCGCATCAGCTATGCGCTCTACTGCCAGCGAGGCGATATGGCCGCCGTGGATGATGTGCGGCTGGATCCCCGGGGCCCCATCGAATTCGGCACCCGGGTGGCGCTCATCTGCCGGAGCCTGTACCGCTACTCCCACTTGAGCCTCCAGGAGACCGAGGACGCCGCGCCCCTGCTGGCTTTCATGGCCCGGCACGGTGTGTCCCGGCCGGTGCGCCCTGGATAAGGGGGAGGCCCATGCCTTCCCAGGACTTCAGCGTCTACGGGCTGAACATGCCGGTGAGCACGCTGGCGCGGCCTCGCGGCAGCGTGCGCTTGTACGGGCTCGTCACGAGGTCCGAGCCGGGCTGGTACCAGCTCTGGATCTCCGCGAAATACGTCTGGCCCGCCCGCAGCACGTCCGGGGGCAGGTACACGCTCTGGAGATCCGTGTGCACCACCGCCACGCGCGTCGCGGTGGTGAAGCCGTTGCTCACGCCCAGCCGGTAGATGTTCACCACGTAGTTCGTGGCCGTGCCGACCAGCGGCTTCGACCAGCGCAGCGAGGCGTCGGTCCCCACGCCCGTGAGGTCCTGGAACGCGCCGCGCGTATTCACCTGGGGCGCCTGCACCGGCCCGACGAGGGGCTGCACGGGCGCGGCGGTGAACGCGCTCGCCTCCTGATCCACGCGGATGTCCACGCGCATGGTGTACGGCGTCGCGGTTCCCAGCGCGTAGCTCTTCGTGAATCCCGCGGCGGCGAGCGCCACCTTCTGCCACGTCGCCGGGAGCGGGTTGTTGTAGGTCATGCTCCCCGTGACGATATCGGTCCGCTGCGTGTCAGGATGAAGCTTCACGAGCAGTGGCGGCCCGCTGATGGACGCGAGCGCCGAGCTCAGCGCGGCCGGCCGGGCGGACATC
Protein-coding sequences here:
- a CDS encoding TIM-barrel domain-containing protein, which translates into the protein MSASHRRRATLLATTLLSTVAGVCLPAIPAHAALGPLTSATLTGDTLQLTVGADTLLVQVLRPDVVKVDYRPGGVADPATAVIDPAKTWGPGHIASADTASNPIVVTTAQLTLKISRNPTRLSFFDSTGTQVLSEQATEGVHADGVKFNHAPGQAFYGITGNPLPWAERDPKQNLAEGMQRNDGGRVNANMQGDGGAPLAFTARYGLLVDSIDGDFAITDTTLEFSGVSPRNVAYYVLVGPPKQVMAGVAELSGKPAMSPKWALGFNNSEWGTTQTEVLSHVQGYRDRKIPLDAFTLDFDFKAWGEDDYGEFRWNSTSASGNVHPNKFPSGSAGTFARDMAAKGVMLMGIMKPRVVVGKAGGGTTLQGQWARSNGCFYPGRADYNEYFSGRPANDVDFSKQTCRDWFWQHSRQMFDTGIAGWWNDEADEANGTLFDSLQHFNMQRALYEGQRAVSDRRVFSLNRNFYLGAQRYGYGMWSGDIDSGFGSMAEQRTRMLTSLNLGETKWGMDIGGFNGDPSPENYARWMQFGAFVPIYRVHGTQNKQRQPWGYGATAESAAKRAIELRSRLMPYLYAHERKNHETGIGLVRPLFYDYPSDPNAANLTSEWMFGEWLLVAPVVEQGAVSKQVYLPAGTWTDYARGTIYRGPLTLNYPVNASTWEDIPLFVKAGAILPTQDVLQYVSEKPVRQIDLDVFPSTNPSAFTLYDDDGLTRAYENGGFFKQLITTHSTSTSVTVATEPKAGGFTPALTHLIVKVNATMGLAARIDGTTPVRYGDLAALKAATGEGWTTGSDQYGPYTAVRIAAGVARTVVVDGTPSL
- the trxA gene encoding thioredoxin TrxA → MSAKPIHVSEVNFDEVVLKDQGPVLVDFWAEWCGPCERIAPLLDEIADEYAGKLTIAKLNIDENRALARKQGVRRIPTLMLFKQGEVAAVKEGVPSKTQLNEFLTANM
- a CDS encoding phytanoyl-CoA dioxygenase family protein — encoded protein: MDEAKVLRKGFALRELVERLPVVEDIDHWRRLTPGAAITEHPWKTLGDTASGNPPEAPHALGSQLRHEGYFQTKPLVPEALLRQMRACIESVRAAGFPPMFALVYDAFYQALAYARPTLEAMLGTGFQLVPNFWVYYVETKDDGKGFEPHRDAEYPNTIGADGMPTVLTVWVALTDATPLNSCIYVVPIHRDPQYPEAISQLRTGGNRIALEDIRALPTQAGTVSCWNQYIYHWGSRSSQRAQTPRISYALYCQRGDMAAVDDVRLDPRGPIEFGTRVALICRSLYRYSHLSLQETEDAAPLLAFMARHGVSRPVRPG